In a genomic window of Punica granatum isolate Tunisia-2019 chromosome 6, ASM765513v2, whole genome shotgun sequence:
- the LOC116211159 gene encoding bifunctional protein FolD 2, with protein MAASDHKASIIDGKAIAQTIRSEIAAEVRDLSQKYGKVPGLAVVIVGTRKDSQSYVNMKRKACAEVGIKSVDVDLPEQVSEAELIQKVHELNETPDVHGILVQLPLPKHINEEKVLTEISIEKDVDGFHPLNIGKLAMKGREPLFLPCTPKGCMELLSRSGITVKGKKAVVVGRSNIVGLPVSLLLLKADATVTIVHSYSRDPEAIIREADIIIAAAGQPMMIKSSWIKPGAAVIDVGTNAVDDPSKKSGYRLVGDVDFAEASKVAGHITPVPGGVGPMTVAMLLKNTLEGARFYLQMKKKRLQE; from the exons ATGGCTGCCTCTGATCACAAAGCTTCCATAATAGATGGTAAGGCCATCGCCCAGACCATCAGGTCCGAAATTGCTGCTGAAGTTCGAGACTTGTCCCAGAAGTATGGCAAG GTGCCGGGGCTTGCGGTGGTGATCGTAGGGACGAGGAAGGATTCTCAGAGCTATGTGAACATGAAAAGAAAGGCGTGCGCGGAAGTAGGAATCAAGTCGGTCGATGTCGACTTGCCTGAGCAAGTGTCTGAGGCTGAGTTGATCCAGAAAGTCCATGAGTTGAATGAAACCCCCGATGTTCATG GCATTTTGGTTCAGCTTCCCCTGCCAAAGCATATAAACGAAGAGAAAGTGTTGACTGAGATCAGTATTGAGAAGGACGTGGATGGTTTTCACCCTCTAAACATTGGCAAGCTTGCAATGAAAGGACGGGAGCCTCTGTTCCTCCCTTGCACACCTAAG GGATGCATGGAGCTTCTGTCTCGTAGCGGGATAACTGTAAAGGGGAAAAAGGCAGTTGTGGTCGGGAGGAGTAACATCGTCGGACTACCGGTCTCACTGCTTCTCCTTAAAGCAGATGCCACCGTAACGATAGTCCATTCATATTCTCGTGACCCTGAAGCTATTATACGTGAAGCAGATATTATTATTGCTGCAGCTGGACAGCCTATGATG ATCAAAAGTAGTTGGATCAAACCTGGTGCAGCCGTTATCGATGTCGGGACAAATGCAGTGGATGACCCGAGCAAGAAATCAGGGTACAGGTTAGTAGGAGACGTGGATTTTGCAGAGGCAAGCAAGGTAGCAGGGCACATAACTCCTGTCCCCGGTGGTGTGGGGCCTATGACTGTAGCAATGCTTCTAAAGAACACGCTAGAAGGTGCTCGCTTTTATCTCCAAATGAAGAAGAAGCGGCTTCAAGAGTAA